The Hallerella porci genome includes the window GTTTGCAAATCGACGAAAAGTTGATGCAAGAATTGGAAAAAGCCCGCGATGCTGTGCACCCCGAAGAAATTCTCTTCGTCGCCGATGCGATGATCGGTCAAGAAGCGGTAAATGTTGCGCAAACTTTCTTCGAACGATTGAATTTTACAGGCGTTTGCCTTTCGAAAATGGATGGCGATGCCCGCGGCGGTGCGGCGCTTTCGATTAAGAAAATTACAGGCGTTCCCATTTGCTTTATCGGCGTCGGCGAAAAGCCCAACGAAATTGACCTCTTCCATCCGGATAGAATGGCAAGTCGAATTCTCGGCATGGGCGACGTGGTTTCTCTCGTTGAAAAAGCGCAGTCGGTCATCGATGAACGCGACGCCAAAGATTTGAAGAAGAAAATCCTGAATAATACTTTTGACTTGGACGATTTTCTGCGTCAACTGCGCACGATTAAAAAGCTCGGTCGCTTAAAAGATATTTTAGGACTTATTCCAGGACTCAACAAACTCCCGCTCGATAAAATCAACGAAAAAGAAATGGTTTACGTCGAAGCGGTTCTGAGTTCGATGACGCCGAAAGAAAGAAAGCATCCGAATCTCATCAACGGAAGCCGCAAAGCTCGCATTGCAAAAGGTTCGGGAACGGATGCTGCCCGCGTCAATCAAGTTCTTCGCCAATTTGAAGAAATGAAAGAAATGTTCAAGAAAATCGGATCGATTGCGAAAAAGCAAAACGGAGGCAATCCGGTCGGTTCGAATTATACCCCGCCGAAGAAGAAAAAGAAACGTTAAATTTGAAGTGGGTCACATTTCAAAATTCTTTACTCTTTACGGATGCGATTTTCTGAACTAATTTTGGAGGCACTATGAAATCCATGAAACTTTTGGCTCTTGCCGTTTCTCTTTTCACCGCGACTTCTTTTGCAGAAGACGGTATGTTCTCGGACGCTCTTCCCAAAAACTGGAATGCCGACGTGCTCGCTGCAGCTCAGTTTACGCGTCATCATTACAGCAACTGGAATAATGGTGCCGACGGCGGTAACACGAATGTTTGGCTTCTCAAATATGACGCCGATGTGACCGGACATTTCTCGCATTTAGATTGGCGCACCGTCGTGAAACTCGAATGGGGTCAAACCTATATGAAGGGGACGGGAACCCGCAAATCCAGCGATAAAATTTTCATCGAATCGACTGTCGGCGAAAATGATTTCA containing:
- the ffh gene encoding signal recognition particle protein is translated as MFSQLTDSLESTLKNLRGQGTLTEENVADSLREVRRAFLEADVSFNVTRDFVKAVKEKAMGKEVLTSVTPGQQIVKIIHDELVQVMGGETKELALAGKPPVGIMMVGLQGSGKTTFAAKISLYLRSKRKKKPLLVAADVYRPAAIKQLQVLGKSIGIPVYDEGEGNPVEIIQHGYEYAEKNGFDVVIYDTAGRLQIDEKLMQELEKARDAVHPEEILFVADAMIGQEAVNVAQTFFERLNFTGVCLSKMDGDARGGAALSIKKITGVPICFIGVGEKPNEIDLFHPDRMASRILGMGDVVSLVEKAQSVIDERDAKDLKKKILNNTFDLDDFLRQLRTIKKLGRLKDILGLIPGLNKLPLDKINEKEMVYVEAVLSSMTPKERKHPNLINGSRKARIAKGSGTDAARVNQVLRQFEEMKEMFKKIGSIAKKQNGGNPVGSNYTPPKKKKKR